The following are from one region of the Littorina saxatilis isolate snail1 linkage group LG2, US_GU_Lsax_2.0, whole genome shotgun sequence genome:
- the LOC138953670 gene encoding transcription initiation factor TFIID subunit 11-like, with amino-acid sequence MKTTKGDDDDDDDDDDDDDDDDDDDDDDDDDDDDDDDDDDEDDDNDNEDDGDDNYEEQEEDEEEEEEEATAAAAAAADDDDDDDEEEEYDDDDDSDDDDDERPPDQLSE; translated from the exons atgaagacaacaaaag gagatgatgatgatgatgatgatgatgatgatgatgatgatgatgatgatgatgatgatgatgatgatgatgatgatgatgatgatgatgatgatgatgatgatgaagacgacGACAATGACAACGAAGACGATGGCGATGATAATTACGAGgaacaagaagaagatgaagaagaagaagaagaagaagctactgctgctgctgctgctgctgctgatgatgatgatgatgatgatgaggaggaggagtatgacgacgacgacgattctgacgacgacgacgatgaacGTCCACCAGACCAACTGTCTGAATGA